One Urocitellus parryii isolate mUroPar1 chromosome 14, mUroPar1.hap1, whole genome shotgun sequence DNA segment encodes these proteins:
- the Scrg1 gene encoding scrapie-responsive protein 1, whose protein sequence is MKFIVLVTVGIILLLGVQAMPSNRLSCYRKILKDRNCHNLPEGVADLTQMDVNVHGHFWDRNGCEMICYCNFSELLCCPRDIFFGPKISFVIPCNNH, encoded by the exons ATGAAATTTATAGTACTTGTCACTGTTGGGATAATTTTGCTGCTAGGAGTCCAAGCCATGCCTTCAAATCGCTTGTCTTGCTACAGAAAGATACTAAAAGATCGCAACTGTCACAACCTTCCAGAAGGAGTGGCTGACCTGACACAGATGGATGTAAATGTCCACGGCCATTTCTGGGATAGGAATGGATGTGAGATGATCTGTTACTGCAATTTCAGTGAATTGCTCTGTTGCCCAAG agatatCTTCTTTGGACCAAAGATCTCTTTTGTAATCCCTTGCAACAATCACTGA